The genomic DNA TCTAAATCTTTTTCGTCTTCCATCGCTATCGTCGCTTTTTCAGACTCTTTTCTATATTTTTGATACATAATCACTAACACGATTGCCCACACTGGTGCAAACAGTACTGCATAACGTGTAGCACTGTTAATTAATAAGATAACAAAGATGAATGCAAAGAAGGCGAGAATGGCATAAGCCATATATTTTCCACCTGGCATTTTGAATTTACTGTCTTTGTGCTGTTCAGGATTTCTCTTCACAAAGCCAAGATATGCAATCATGATACATGTCCAAATCATAATATTTAATACAGTTGAGAATGTAGTGATTTGAACGAATACTTTAGTTGCATCTTTGAATACTGCGTTTAATACAATCGCAATACATAGTAACGCACATGTTAATAAAATTGCGTAATATGGCACACCATGTTTATTTGTCTTATGTAAGAATGGTGGGCCTTGCTTTCTACCTGCTAAACCGAATAGTGTACGACTGTTTGCAAAGATACCACTATTACATGAAGATGCGGCAGCTGTTAAAACAACGAAGTTAATGATACCTGCTGCAAATGGAATACCGACTAAGCCGAATAATTTAACGTACGGACTTTCGGCAGGATCTAATTTATTCCAAGGTACAACTGACATAATAACGGCTAATGAACCGATATAAAATATTAGAATACGGAATGGTACATTATTAATTGCTTGAGGAATCGTTTTGTAAGGATTCTTCGTTTCTCCGGCAGTAATACCAATCAATTCAATACCGATAAATGAGAAGATTGCCATTTGGAAAGCCATAAAGAATCCTGATGCCCCATTAGGGAAGAACCCGCCGTGACTCCAAATATTTGTTACGCTTGCTGTTCCATAATTTGTCTTCATCGCAAAGACAACCATGACGATACCTACAACAATTAATGCTAATATCGTAACTACTTTAATAATAGATAACCAGAATTCAAGTTCACCAAATAGTTTGGCACTGAATAGGT from Staphylococcus taiwanensis includes the following:
- a CDS encoding amino acid permease, whose amino-acid sequence is MADKLQRELSNRHIQLIAIGGAIGTGLFLGAGESIHLAGPSILLTYIIVGFVLFMFMRAMGEILLSNLGFKSFGDIAHHHIGPMAGFMVGWTYWLTWIISGMAEVTAVAKYVEFWYPAIPNWLTVAFTILVLIGMNLFSAKLFGELEFWLSIIKVVTILALIVVGIVMVVFAMKTNYGTASVTNIWSHGGFFPNGASGFFMAFQMAIFSFIGIELIGITAGETKNPYKTIPQAINNVPFRILIFYIGSLAVIMSVVPWNKLDPAESPYVKLFGLVGIPFAAGIINFVVLTAAASSCNSGIFANSRTLFGLAGRKQGPPFLHKTNKHGVPYYAILLTCALLCIAIVLNAVFKDATKVFVQITTFSTVLNIMIWTCIMIAYLGFVKRNPEQHKDSKFKMPGGKYMAYAILAFFAFIFVILLINSATRYAVLFAPVWAIVLVIMYQKYRKESEKATIAMEDEKDLERELQDE